A window from Nitrosopumilus adriaticus encodes these proteins:
- a CDS encoding RAD55 family ATPase, with protein sequence MESTYSKVKTGIPGLDTIISGGMKAGRSVTVTGPPGSGKTTFGLQYLYSGARDFDESGVYVTLSQNIPEIKNDCISFGWDFDNLITEDKILMVDARPFKIKDELIGKDDSLYRGEQLPFEHLTKLILSSIKRIDAKRVVIDSVTILSLQYSDKFSMRQGLQAMVQALENFGVTSLILSENSEHNEIPLEWFVTSGIIQLRHSRSGDTMERTIQVTKMRGVKHSEQIHPVEFNSDGMHLLHPRLLP encoded by the coding sequence ATGGAATCTACTTACTCAAAAGTAAAGACTGGAATTCCAGGATTAGATACTATAATTTCAGGAGGAATGAAAGCAGGACGTTCTGTTACTGTTACAGGCCCTCCAGGAAGTGGAAAGACTACCTTTGGGTTGCAATACCTCTACTCGGGTGCAAGAGATTTTGATGAGTCGGGAGTTTATGTTACATTATCTCAAAACATCCCAGAGATCAAAAATGACTGCATATCCTTTGGATGGGATTTTGACAATTTGATAACTGAGGATAAAATTTTGATGGTTGATGCAAGACCATTTAAAATTAAAGATGAATTGATTGGAAAAGATGATTCACTTTACAGGGGAGAGCAATTGCCTTTTGAGCATTTAACTAAATTAATTCTCAGTAGCATTAAAAGAATTGATGCTAAAAGAGTGGTAATTGACTCTGTAACAATTTTGTCCTTGCAATATTCAGATAAATTTAGTATGAGACAAGGATTGCAAGCAATGGTTCAAGCATTAGAAAACTTTGGCGTCACCAGTTTAATTCTATCTGAAAATTCTGAACATAATGAGATTCCATTAGAATGGTTTGTGACTTCTGGCATCATTCAACTTCGACATAGCAGATCAGGAGATACAATGGAGAGGACAATTCAGGTTACAAAAATGCGAGGAGTAAAGCATAGTGAGCAAATACATCCTGTCGAATTTAATTCGGATGGAATGCATTTACTCCATCCTAGACTTTTACCTTAA
- a CDS encoding TIGR00300 family protein produces the protein MSKFSQEIQVSGHLIDSSILTKIFDKIMDLHGEFQVEEINIGKRKKDQSFARLLVKGKNQKHLDEILETVYREGAVSKIQQEITLKKSPKNYVMPDNFYSTTNNHTQVFYKNKWIQVENMMMDKCIVVKQNRAFCVPVRDVKKGDQIIVGEKGIKITPPERPREGVNVFEFMGSSSSSERPTQHIAKQVADDIYNTKKNGGKIVIVGGPAIVHTGADDAVSELIRAGYIDGVLAGNALAVHDIEYATLGTSLGMNVHNATLAYHGHRNHMDTINAVFKAGSIANMVKSKKLKKGIMYECIKNKIPFVLAGSIRDDGPLPDVITDVAQAQREYKKIVKDASMVIMISTMLHSIATGNMLPANVKVIVVDINQPTVTKLMDRGTWQALGIVSDVGAFLPLVAAQLRKKKSLR, from the coding sequence ATGAGTAAATTTTCTCAAGAAATCCAAGTTAGCGGTCATTTGATTGATTCGTCCATTCTAACTAAGATCTTTGATAAAATTATGGATCTTCATGGAGAATTCCAAGTAGAGGAAATCAATATTGGTAAAAGAAAAAAAGATCAATCTTTTGCAAGATTACTTGTTAAAGGAAAAAATCAGAAGCACCTAGATGAAATTTTGGAAACTGTGTATAGAGAGGGTGCAGTTTCAAAAATACAACAAGAAATCACACTAAAAAAATCACCAAAAAACTATGTCATGCCAGATAATTTTTACAGTACTACAAACAATCACACTCAAGTTTTCTATAAAAACAAGTGGATTCAGGTAGAAAATATGATGATGGACAAGTGCATCGTTGTAAAACAAAACAGGGCGTTTTGTGTACCTGTAAGAGATGTTAAAAAGGGAGACCAGATCATTGTTGGTGAAAAAGGAATTAAAATCACACCTCCTGAGCGACCAAGAGAAGGAGTTAATGTTTTTGAATTTATGGGAAGTTCAAGCTCCAGTGAACGTCCAACACAGCATATTGCAAAACAGGTTGCAGATGACATATACAATACCAAAAAGAACGGGGGTAAGATTGTCATCGTTGGTGGGCCTGCAATTGTACATACTGGTGCAGATGATGCAGTTTCAGAATTGATTAGAGCAGGGTATATTGATGGCGTTTTAGCTGGAAACGCACTTGCAGTTCATGATATCGAGTATGCCACATTAGGAACATCATTGGGCATGAATGTTCATAATGCAACACTAGCATATCATGGTCATAGAAACCACATGGATACAATCAATGCAGTTTTCAAAGCGGGTTCTATTGCAAATATGGTCAAATCCAAAAAACTCAAGAAAGGAATAATGTACGAGTGTATAAAAAATAAAATTCCATTTGTTTTAGCAGGATCAATTCGTGATGATGGGCCTTTACCTGACGTCATTACAGATGTGGCTCAAGCGCAAAGAGAATACAAAAAAATTGTAAAAGATGCAAGCATGGTGATAATGATTTCAACAATGCTTCACTCTATCGCAACAGGCAATATGCTTCCAGCAAATGTCAAAGTTATTGTAGTGGATATCAATCAACCAACAGTTACAAAACTTATGGACAGAGGAACATGGCAAGCTTTAGGAATTGTTTCAGATGTTGGAGCATTTTTGCCATTAGTTGCAGCTCAGCTTAGAAAAAAGAAATCATTAAGGTAA